Proteins encoded in a region of the Rickettsia tillamookensis genome:
- a CDS encoding disulfide bond formation protein B, with amino-acid sequence MPFNTIINYIRKDSYKVLHLGLIAISIIALATAYIAEYIFHYTPCPLCVYERFPYLTLIKICLTALIIRQLSKYTLIFILLTILSSCILSTYHSFVERGIVQPSALCSSMIRIPKGLSIQHIKQMFYSQPITSCTKPAIKIFGISMTEYNLLLNIGLLICLLLVWFYPKKS; translated from the coding sequence ATGCCATTTAATACTATTATAAATTACATTAGAAAAGATAGCTATAAAGTTCTACATTTAGGGCTAATTGCAATTTCTATAATAGCACTTGCTACCGCTTATATTGCTGAATATATATTCCATTACACTCCCTGCCCTTTATGCGTTTACGAAAGATTTCCCTATTTAACGCTAATCAAAATTTGCTTAACTGCTTTAATCATCAGACAATTAAGCAAATATACCTTAATATTCATTCTCCTAACTATCCTTAGCTCTTGCATATTATCAACATATCATAGCTTCGTAGAAAGAGGGATAGTACAACCAAGTGCTCTTTGCTCATCGATGATCCGTATCCCGAAAGGCTTGTCTATACAACACATCAAGCAAATGTTCTATTCTCAACCAATCACTTCCTGCACAAAACCCGCAATCAAAATCTTCGGTATTTCTATGACGGAGTATAATCTACTCTTAAATATCGGTCTTCTAATCTGTTTACTCCTAGTTTGGTTTTATCCAAAAAAATCTTAG
- a CDS encoding lysine--tRNA ligase: protein MSEIWEDTIKSNAWPFVEAKKILDSLNGKTPEKGYVLFETGYGPSGLPHIGTFGENARMVMVQKAFEQLSDIPTKLICFSDDMDGLRKVPSNIPNPEMVAGYMDMPLTSIPDPFGECESYGHYMNAKLRSFLDKFGFKYEFYSSTNCYKAGMFDEMLIRVLEKYDEIMELMLPTFREERKATYSPFMPICPKTGKVLQVPIEKWDAKAGTVTYKDEAGNYIEVPVTGGHCKLQWKPDFGMRWAALKVDYEMYGKDHLANARLYSEICRILGGTPPVQLCYELFLDENGEKISKSKGNSISVDDWLKYAPVESMALFMYQNPTRAKRLFFDVIPKNVDEYITFNQKYHLEEDRAKRFANPVYHIHHGNVPKIETFGITYALLLNLTSVCNPSDKSVLWGFISKYEPKATPNTSPYLDHLAEFAIRYYNDFIKAHKSYLAPSEKHKVILQDILDMLSDISDQTDAEAIQKAIYDIGMKAGYENLRDYFKDLYQILLGQSEGPRFGTFIKLYGVQEMKKLVEGKL from the coding sequence ATGTCAGAAATTTGGGAAGATACTATTAAGTCAAACGCTTGGCCTTTTGTTGAGGCTAAGAAAATATTAGACAGCTTAAACGGTAAAACTCCTGAAAAAGGTTACGTATTATTTGAAACTGGTTACGGTCCTTCAGGTTTGCCTCATATAGGTACTTTTGGTGAGAATGCTCGTATGGTGATGGTGCAGAAAGCGTTTGAGCAATTATCCGATATTCCTACTAAGCTAATTTGTTTTTCTGATGATATGGACGGACTTCGTAAAGTTCCTAGTAATATCCCAAATCCTGAAATGGTAGCTGGGTATATGGATATGCCGCTTACTTCTATCCCTGATCCGTTCGGTGAGTGTGAAAGTTATGGGCATTATATGAACGCAAAGCTTCGCTCATTCCTTGATAAATTCGGTTTTAAGTATGAATTTTATAGCAGTACTAACTGTTATAAAGCGGGTATGTTTGATGAAATGCTGATAAGAGTGCTAGAGAAATATGACGAAATAATGGAGCTGATGCTACCGACTTTTAGAGAGGAGAGAAAAGCTACCTATTCGCCTTTCATGCCTATCTGTCCGAAAACCGGTAAAGTACTGCAAGTACCTATAGAAAAATGGGATGCTAAAGCAGGCACTGTTACGTATAAAGACGAAGCCGGTAATTATATAGAAGTACCGGTAACGGGAGGGCATTGTAAATTACAGTGGAAACCGGATTTTGGTATGCGTTGGGCTGCTCTTAAAGTCGATTATGAAATGTACGGCAAAGACCATCTAGCAAATGCTCGACTTTATTCAGAAATTTGCCGAATCCTAGGAGGCACGCCGCCAGTGCAGTTATGTTATGAGTTATTCTTAGATGAAAATGGTGAGAAAATCTCGAAATCAAAAGGCAATAGTATTAGCGTCGATGATTGGCTTAAATATGCTCCCGTTGAAAGCATGGCATTATTTATGTACCAAAATCCGACTAGAGCTAAGCGTTTGTTTTTTGATGTAATACCTAAAAATGTTGATGAATATATTACTTTTAATCAGAAATATCATTTAGAAGAGGATAGGGCAAAGCGTTTTGCAAATCCAGTTTATCACATACATCACGGAAATGTACCGAAAATTGAGACTTTTGGCATTACCTATGCGTTGCTTTTAAATCTTACTTCCGTGTGTAATCCTTCTGATAAATCGGTACTTTGGGGATTTATTAGTAAATATGAGCCAAAAGCAACTCCGAATACTAGTCCTTATCTTGACCACTTAGCAGAATTTGCTATAAGATATTATAATGACTTTATTAAAGCACATAAATCATATTTAGCTCCTTCTGAAAAGCATAAGGTTATTTTACAAGATATATTAGATATGTTATCTGATATATCCGATCAAACCGATGCTGAAGCGATTCAGAAAGCGATATACGATATAGGCATGAAAGCAGGATATGAAAATTTGCGTGATTACTTCAAAGATTTATATCAGATATTGCTAGGACAAAGCGAAGGTCCAAGATTTGGAACTTTCATAAAGCTTTATGGAGTGCAGGAAATGAAGAAGCTGGTTGAAGGAAAGCTTTAG
- a CDS encoding AEC family transporter, producing MNEIFCSTLPIFLITLLGSIIKNKWLTSEEFWRGIEKLSYFVLFPAMLFNYVSTADLSVASIIKLVVALIISTILVSIGLIIYQKKYNIDKVQFTSIFQGSIRYNSYIFFGVSSPLLGSSGLSIVAVISSYMIIFTNILSVMIFAYYIPNKSVTNTIRTSFVLMMKLIVRNPLIIASLVGFVFNYSNLELHLGLKKTLDSLSNAALAIGMLNVGAGLNFTIRRELLYNVMFTSFIKLVAFPLVSVIVLWLMSIEGIDRSVGILYSCLPCASTAYVLSRQLDGDPDSMASIITFTTFFSVVTISIIMYIMG from the coding sequence ATGAATGAAATTTTTTGTAGTACATTACCTATTTTTTTAATTACGCTTCTTGGTAGTATTATCAAAAATAAATGGTTAACTTCGGAAGAATTTTGGCGTGGTATTGAGAAATTATCGTATTTTGTACTATTTCCTGCTATGCTGTTTAATTACGTATCTACTGCCGACTTAAGCGTCGCATCCATAATTAAGTTAGTAGTGGCTCTTATTATTTCCACTATCCTTGTATCAATCGGTCTTATAATTTACCAAAAAAAATACAACATAGATAAAGTCCAATTTACTTCCATTTTTCAAGGATCAATTCGTTATAATAGCTACATTTTTTTTGGGGTGAGTAGCCCTTTGCTTGGGTCCAGCGGGCTTTCTATTGTCGCCGTTATTTCTTCTTATATGATTATTTTTACCAATATTTTATCGGTAATGATTTTCGCTTATTATATCCCTAATAAATCTGTTACTAATACTATTAGAACCAGTTTTGTTTTAATGATGAAATTAATTGTGCGTAATCCATTAATTATCGCAAGTTTAGTAGGATTCGTTTTTAATTACTCAAATCTTGAATTACATTTAGGACTTAAGAAAACGCTAGATAGCCTTTCTAATGCTGCTTTAGCTATCGGTATGTTAAATGTCGGAGCAGGGCTTAATTTTACTATTAGGCGAGAACTTTTATACAATGTAATGTTTACAAGCTTTATTAAATTAGTTGCATTTCCTCTAGTTAGCGTAATAGTATTATGGTTAATGTCAATTGAGGGGATAGATAGATCGGTAGGGATATTATATAGCTGTCTTCCATGTGCAAGTACGGCTTATGTTTTATCTCGTCAGCTTGACGGTGATCCTGATTCTATGGCGTCGATTATAACATTTACTACTTTTTTCTCAGTAGTTACTATATCAATTATTATGTATATAATGGGGTGA
- a CDS encoding NADP-dependent malic enzyme, which translates to MDEMNKINYAEALEYHEKDKPGKIAISATKSLVTQQDLSLAYSPGVAAPCLEIAKNLEDVYKYTARGNLVAVISNGTAVLGLGNLGAAASKPVMEGKAVLFKKFADIDAIDLEVNTEDPEEFINAVKYLSYSFGGINLEDIKAPECFIIEEKLKSLMDIPVFHDDQHGTAIITAAGLINAAYLTNRKLEDLKIVVNGAGAAAIACIDLLIALGVDKSKIILCDTKGVVYKGRLEGMNKWKELYASDTKFRTLAESLNNTDVFIGLSVKGAVTKEMVKGMANNPIIFAMANPDPEITPEDIKLVRDDAIIATGRSDYNNQINNVMGFPYIFRGALDVRARTINTEMKIAAAKAIADLARRPVPEEVYKAYSGRKMVFGKEYIIPVPFDPRLITVVAAAVAIAAIESGVARVKDFSIGKYRKELGSRLNPTANYMNFLAEKIHNAPLKRIVFAEGEEEEVISAALMMRDEKYGHPIIIGRVERIEATLKKIGQDISLDGIQIMNAALTGSLEKYIDYLYKRLQRKGYLYRDCAKLVKTDKNIFAACMVACGDGDALLTGVTKSYIDSLEDIMKVISPKPNRRILGYSIMIAKDNNIIISDNCITEYPNSLELAQIATQTAEIAKNMGITPRVALLSFSSFGNASKEKTARIREAVNILDNFSKDKEELSGMKVDFEYDGEMSVKVALDGDLRKLYKFCRLSGSANVLIMPGLNSAAISTELLQEFSSNSFIGPITNGFEKPVQILQATATANEILKIATFACVEAIKEV; encoded by the coding sequence ATGGATGAGATGAATAAAATAAATTATGCTGAGGCTCTTGAATATCATGAAAAAGATAAGCCCGGTAAGATAGCTATTTCTGCAACAAAGTCTTTAGTTACTCAGCAAGATTTATCGCTTGCTTATTCTCCAGGTGTAGCTGCTCCTTGCCTTGAAATTGCTAAAAATTTAGAGGATGTATATAAATATACCGCTCGTGGTAATTTAGTTGCCGTAATCTCTAACGGTACTGCCGTACTTGGGCTTGGTAATTTAGGAGCGGCTGCTTCAAAACCGGTAATGGAAGGAAAAGCCGTACTGTTCAAAAAATTTGCCGATATTGATGCAATTGATTTGGAAGTGAATACGGAAGACCCTGAAGAATTTATTAATGCCGTGAAGTATCTCAGTTATAGTTTTGGGGGTATTAATCTTGAAGATATTAAAGCTCCTGAATGTTTTATTATAGAAGAAAAATTAAAATCTTTAATGGATATACCGGTCTTTCATGATGATCAGCATGGAACGGCGATTATTACCGCCGCAGGACTAATAAATGCAGCATATCTTACTAATCGCAAGCTTGAAGATTTAAAAATCGTAGTTAACGGAGCAGGGGCTGCAGCCATTGCGTGTATTGATTTATTAATTGCTCTTGGAGTCGATAAATCAAAGATTATTTTATGTGATACAAAAGGTGTTGTGTACAAAGGACGCCTAGAAGGTATGAATAAATGGAAAGAGCTATATGCAAGCGATACCAAGTTTAGAACTTTAGCGGAAAGCTTAAATAATACAGATGTATTTATAGGGTTATCGGTAAAAGGGGCGGTAACTAAAGAGATGGTGAAAGGGATGGCAAATAATCCGATTATTTTTGCTATGGCTAACCCTGATCCGGAAATTACTCCTGAAGATATAAAGCTTGTGCGGGATGATGCAATTATAGCAACAGGGCGATCTGATTATAATAATCAGATTAATAATGTTATGGGATTTCCTTATATTTTTAGAGGAGCATTAGACGTAAGAGCGAGAACCATTAATACAGAAATGAAAATAGCAGCAGCAAAGGCTATTGCAGATTTAGCCCGTAGACCTGTACCGGAAGAGGTATATAAAGCTTACTCAGGGCGTAAGATGGTTTTCGGTAAGGAATACATCATTCCCGTACCGTTTGATCCTCGTTTAATTACCGTAGTAGCAGCGGCGGTTGCCATTGCTGCAATAGAAAGCGGCGTTGCTAGGGTTAAAGATTTTAGTATAGGTAAATATAGGAAAGAATTGGGTAGTAGATTAAACCCTACTGCTAACTATATGAATTTCTTAGCTGAAAAAATTCATAATGCACCGCTTAAGCGGATTGTTTTTGCTGAAGGTGAAGAAGAAGAAGTAATTTCTGCCGCCCTTATGATGCGAGACGAGAAATACGGTCATCCGATTATAATCGGTCGTGTTGAGCGAATTGAGGCTACGTTAAAAAAGATAGGTCAAGATATTAGCTTAGACGGAATTCAAATAATGAATGCAGCTTTAACTGGTAGTTTAGAGAAATATATTGATTATTTATATAAAAGACTTCAGAGAAAAGGCTATTTATATCGTGATTGTGCTAAACTTGTTAAGACAGATAAGAATATTTTTGCTGCTTGTATGGTCGCTTGCGGTGACGGTGATGCTCTTTTAACCGGTGTTACTAAAAGCTATATTGATAGTTTAGAAGATATCATGAAAGTAATTTCGCCAAAACCTAATCGTAGAATCCTTGGTTATTCAATTATGATTGCTAAAGACAATAATATTATTATTTCTGATAATTGTATTACTGAATATCCAAACAGCTTAGAGCTTGCTCAAATAGCAACACAAACGGCAGAAATTGCTAAAAATATGGGAATCACTCCTCGTGTTGCACTTCTTTCTTTTTCTAGCTTCGGTAATGCTTCTAAGGAAAAAACAGCTCGTATTCGTGAAGCAGTAAATATACTAGATAATTTTAGTAAAGACAAAGAAGAGCTGAGCGGCATGAAAGTAGATTTTGAATATGATGGAGAGATGTCGGTTAAGGTAGCTTTAGACGGTGATTTACGTAAATTATATAAATTTTGTAGATTATCAGGATCTGCAAATGTATTAATTATGCCTGGTTTAAATTCAGCGGCTATTTCTACTGAATTATTACAAGAATTTTCATCCAATAGCTTCATAGGTCCTATAACAAACGGTTTTGAAAAACCCGTTCAAATACTTCAAGCTACAGCAACAGCTAATGAAATACTAAAAATAGCAACTTTTGCTTGCGTTGAGGCTATAAAAGAGGTTTAA